Part of the Trueperaceae bacterium genome, CGGCGTGCGATCCAAACGGCATCCCGCCCCAGACGTCGCTGGTCGAGCACGCCCTCGGCGCCAACATCGTCGCAGCGTACCGGGCAGAGTACGGCGCGCCCGACCGCCTCGCGCAGATCGTCAAGGCGGTCGCCAACGGCGATGTCGACGTCGGCGTGGCGTGAAGGACCGCAGGTCGGCTACTACGCCGGCGAGCTCGGGCTCGACCTCACCGTCGTCCCGATAACGTCCCATTCGACCCCACGAGCCTGCCCATGACCGTCCCGATGACGATCGCGGTCCGGCCCGGCGACGTCGCCCTGCGCGACGCCCTCAACGTCGCGCTGGCCGCGCGGTGGGCCGACGTGCGAAGGCCGTCGTCGAGCGCTACCACGTGCCGGTCGAGCCGCTGACGCCGCCGCGGGTGCCGGATGCCGCGGCGCCAAGAGACGCTGAGGGTCGGGTTCGTGGTCCCGACCAGGACCGGGGTCTCGCTCGTCCCGGAGGCATCGCTGTACGACGTGGTGGGCCAGGCGGCCGTGATGGGGGCTCAGTTGGCGGCCGAGGCGAGCAACAGCCGTTCCGCGGCTGACGCGGTCGACCTCGAGCTCCTGTTGGCGAGCGCGCCGAGCGCCGAGGCGGCCGAGCGGGCCGCGGAGCGGCTCCTGGCCGTCAACGGCGTCGCCGCGCTCGTCGGGGGCCTGGGCGACGGACAGGCGGACATGCTCTCTGTCATCGCGGAAGGCGCGGGCGTGCCCTTCCTCAACATCGGCTCCCCCGCGAGCGCGCTGAGGTCCGCGTGCCTGAGGAGCACGTTCAACGTCGAGGCCGGCGCGGGCATGTACCTCGGCGCCGCGGCGAGTTGGTTCACGGGCCACGGTTACGCGCGGTGGTACGTCGTGTACGAGGAGACGGGGGAGGGGACCGAGCTGCGTGACGCGGCGCTGGCCGCCCTCGGGGCCGTCCCAGGCGCCGTTCTCGCGGGCTCGACGGGCGTGATAACGGGCCAGCCTGACTACGGCCCGGTGTTCGAGGCGGTGCGGCGTAGCGGCGCCGACCTGATCCTGGTGCTCGTGAACGCGCCAGACCAGATCGCGTTCCTGGCGCAGGAGGAGTCCGTCGGACCGCACGTGGCGGCGCTCCCGTACCCGTATCCCGTCACGCAGACGCGCGACTTCCTGGGGGCGATGCGCGTGCGGGCGGGCGAGCAAGGTCTAGGGTTCCGCGTGGCGCTGTGGGACGCGACCCTCGGTGGGGGTGACGGCGCGGGCGACGGCGGGCGTGATGGCGCGGGTGACGGCGGGCCT contains:
- a CDS encoding ABC transporter substrate-binding protein — protein: MPRRQETLRVGFVVPTRTGVSLVPEASLYDVVGQAAVMGAQLAAEASNSRSAADAVDLELLLASAPSAEAAERAAERLLAVNGVAALVGGLGDGQADMLSVIAEGAGVPFLNIGSPASALRSACLRSTFNVEAGAGMYLGAAASWFTGHGYARWYVVYEETGEGTELRDAALAALGAVPGAVLAGSTGVITGQPDYGPVFEAVRRSGADLILVLVNAPDQIAFLAQEESVGPHVAALPYPYPVTQTRDFLGAMRVRAGEQGLGFRVALWDATLGGGDGAGDGGRDGAGDGGPAGRSGSEAAADALNDRFVARWGQPMDPAAWAAYAAVTILHDAAVAAGSTLPEAIAAYLGSPEARFEVGKATPLSFDPSSHQLRQPLYVVELDPDAQLTGRLNDQRGLAKLVDVVEVAAQVAAEAEALETGPGMAPQGASRCR